A single genomic interval of Candidatus Krumholzibacteriia bacterium harbors:
- a CDS encoding threonyl-tRNA synthetase editing domain-containing protein: protein MKLLLLYVHDYWLKPFERSLPEAPEAPAGVETGPAVVALIHVEAEDPERQDKLVTKAIKNIKWLAGKFETRTVVLHSFAHLAATRAEPERADALLGAMRERLAGADYAVHTTPFGWFNEFRLHVAGPSLAKVFVEL, encoded by the coding sequence GTGAAGCTCCTTCTCCTCTACGTGCACGACTATTGGCTGAAACCGTTCGAGCGCTCGCTGCCGGAGGCACCAGAGGCCCCTGCGGGCGTCGAAACCGGACCTGCCGTCGTGGCCTTGATCCACGTCGAGGCGGAAGATCCGGAGCGCCAGGACAAGCTCGTCACCAAGGCCATCAAGAACATCAAGTGGCTGGCGGGCAAGTTCGAGACCCGCACCGTGGTGCTCCACTCCTTCGCCCATCTGGCGGCGACTCGGGCCGAGCCCGAACGGGCCGATGCCCTCCTCGGGGCCATGCGGGAGCGCCTGGCCGGCGCCGACTACGCCGTCCACACCACGCCCTTCGGCTGGTTCAACGAGTTCCGCCTGCACGTTGCCGGCCCATCTCTGGCCAAGGTCTTCGTCGAGCTCTGA
- a CDS encoding DMT family transporter, with protein sequence MITPAPGRVRARLVACTAFALVSFASNSVLCRMALGASEADPAAFTGVRLLSGALALWLLASTRRQNRRTGSPWISAFLLFAYAAAFSFAYLGLSVGTGALVLFGSVQATMLLAALRSGERPHPLQWAGLVLALAGLVVLVFPGLRAPAPGASALMAIAGISWGIYSLRGRGSSAPLADTARNFRLTLPYVALLVLLGLRSLHASPRGLALAVLSGAIASGVGYVAWYAALAGLTATRAATLQLTVPVLAACGGVVLLGESVGLRLLLAGAMILGGVGLAVGSGQARESGTRRAARRD encoded by the coding sequence GTGATCACGCCTGCGCCGGGCCGAGTGCGTGCGCGCCTCGTCGCCTGCACCGCCTTCGCCCTGGTCTCGTTCGCCTCCAATTCCGTGCTCTGCCGCATGGCGCTCGGAGCCTCCGAGGCCGATCCCGCCGCTTTCACCGGCGTTCGATTGCTTTCGGGAGCTCTCGCTCTCTGGTTGCTTGCTTCGACGCGACGGCAGAATCGGCGCACTGGGTCGCCATGGATCTCGGCGTTCCTGCTCTTCGCCTATGCGGCCGCCTTCTCTTTCGCCTATCTCGGCTTGAGCGTCGGGACGGGCGCCCTCGTCCTCTTCGGCTCCGTGCAGGCGACGATGCTCCTCGCCGCGCTCCGCTCCGGGGAGCGGCCGCATCCGTTGCAATGGGCAGGGCTCGTCCTCGCCCTCGCCGGGCTCGTGGTGCTGGTGTTCCCCGGCCTGCGGGCGCCGGCGCCGGGAGCTTCGGCGCTCATGGCCATCGCCGGGATTTCCTGGGGCATCTACTCGCTGCGCGGACGTGGCTCGAGCGCTCCTCTTGCCGACACGGCGAGGAATTTCCGCCTCACCTTGCCGTACGTCGCCCTGCTCGTGCTCCTCGGGCTCCGCTCGCTGCACGCTTCGCCCCGGGGTTTGGCTCTCGCCGTGCTGTCCGGGGCGATCGCCTCCGGTGTCGGCTACGTCGCCTGGTACGCGGCGCTCGCCGGACTCACGGCGACGCGAGCAGCCACGCTGCAGCTCACGGTACCGGTGCTCGCTGCCTGCGGCGGGGTCGTCTTGCTCGGCGAGTCGGTCGGCCTGCGTCTCCTGCTCGCCGGCGCCATGATCCTCGGCGGGGTCGGCCTCGCGGTCGGCTCGGGTCAGGCGCGAGAATCCGGAACACGCCGCGCCGCAAGGCGCGACTGA
- a CDS encoding DNA-3-methyladenine glycosylase I, with amino-acid sequence MSGETSRCDWAGSDPLYITYHDTEWGVPLHDDRLLFEFLVLEGAQAGLSWLTILRKRDNYRRAFADFVPEKVARFDQRKIARLLADAGIVRNRQKIEAAIANARAYLKVQEEFGSFDAYSWRFVEGKPIRNRWRRMTEIPAKTEESEVMSRDLVQRGFRFVGPTICYAHMQATGMVNDHLLGCFRHAQVAALTGRQPRKRRS; translated from the coding sequence GTGTCTGGAGAGACGAGCCGCTGCGACTGGGCGGGGAGCGATCCGCTCTACATCACCTACCACGACACGGAGTGGGGCGTGCCGCTCCACGACGACCGCCTTCTCTTCGAGTTCCTCGTCCTCGAGGGGGCGCAAGCCGGGCTCAGCTGGCTCACGATCCTGCGCAAGCGCGACAACTACCGGCGTGCCTTCGCCGACTTCGTCCCGGAGAAGGTGGCGCGCTTCGACCAGCGCAAGATCGCGCGCTTGCTCGCCGACGCCGGCATCGTTCGCAACCGGCAGAAGATCGAGGCGGCGATCGCCAATGCTCGGGCCTATTTGAAGGTGCAGGAAGAGTTCGGCTCTTTCGACGCCTACAGCTGGCGCTTCGTGGAGGGCAAACCGATCCGAAACCGCTGGCGCCGCATGACGGAAATCCCTGCCAAGACCGAGGAGTCCGAAGTCATGAGCCGCGACCTCGTGCAACGCGGCTTCCGCTTCGTCGGCCCCACCATCTGCTACGCCCACATGCAGGCCACCGGCATGGTGAACGATCACCTGCTCGGCTGTTTCCGCCACGCCCAGGTGGCGGCCCTTACCGGCAGGCAACCGCGAAAGCGGCGCTCTTAG
- a CDS encoding peptide MFS transporter, protein MFKNHPIGLRVLFFTEMWERFGYYLILGILSLYMIDSAKGGLGLDHTQAAEIYGTFIALVYLTPFLGGLLADQYLGYRRSVILGGILMGIGYLGIALFPGRGGFWAALGLIILGNGFFKPCISTIVGRLYPEGSPLKDAGYNIFYMGINVGAFVCNFVAAILRNRFGWPYAFAAAGIGMFIGVIVFISGQKLIAGAKDRGDGSAAQGGVLRSLFLQVMLPALVFGFLGYRFLGHAFGSPQTAAFVAAALPVVVYYVLLWARAPVQEKGPIGAMLAMFAVVVVFWMIFHQNGSSLTYWAEENTRREAGALAPVLQTLYMDQDATICVASDASCTGIVDPDGKGSYWHNVVAAERPAAGQKATLISTELFQSINPFFVVVLTPVVVSFFSLLRRRKREPSTPAKIAWGMLITAVSTLLMVTAVTLSRDGEHKVSPWWLFWTYGVITVGELFLSPMGLSMVSKLSPTRVTALMMGGWFLATSIGNKLAGVLAGFWEKIPLVGIFWINCVTALAAAVVIAVMVPWIKRAMAAHETQVAKNSGGH, encoded by the coding sequence TTGTTCAAGAACCATCCGATCGGGCTCCGAGTGCTCTTCTTCACCGAGATGTGGGAGCGTTTCGGCTACTACCTGATCCTCGGCATCCTGTCGCTCTACATGATCGACAGCGCCAAGGGGGGACTCGGCCTCGATCACACCCAGGCCGCGGAGATCTACGGCACCTTCATCGCCCTCGTCTACCTGACGCCCTTCCTGGGTGGGTTGCTCGCCGACCAGTACCTGGGCTACCGGCGAAGCGTCATCCTGGGCGGCATCCTCATGGGGATCGGCTACCTCGGCATCGCCCTCTTCCCTGGGAGAGGGGGCTTCTGGGCGGCGCTGGGCTTGATCATCCTGGGCAACGGTTTCTTCAAGCCCTGCATCAGCACCATCGTGGGACGGCTCTATCCCGAAGGCAGCCCGCTCAAGGACGCGGGCTACAACATCTTCTACATGGGCATCAACGTCGGAGCCTTCGTCTGCAACTTCGTGGCGGCCATCTTGCGCAACCGCTTCGGCTGGCCCTATGCCTTCGCCGCCGCCGGCATCGGCATGTTCATCGGCGTGATCGTCTTCATCTCCGGGCAGAAGCTCATCGCCGGCGCCAAGGATCGCGGTGACGGCTCGGCGGCGCAGGGCGGCGTCCTGCGCAGCCTCTTTCTGCAGGTGATGCTACCGGCGCTCGTCTTCGGCTTCCTCGGCTACCGCTTCCTGGGTCATGCGTTCGGCTCCCCGCAGACGGCGGCCTTCGTCGCCGCGGCGCTGCCCGTGGTGGTGTACTACGTGCTCTTGTGGGCGCGGGCGCCGGTGCAGGAGAAGGGTCCCATCGGCGCCATGCTGGCGATGTTCGCCGTGGTCGTCGTCTTCTGGATGATCTTCCATCAGAACGGTTCGTCTCTCACCTACTGGGCGGAAGAGAACACGCGTCGCGAGGCGGGGGCGTTGGCGCCGGTGCTGCAAACGCTCTACATGGACCAGGACGCCACCATTTGCGTCGCCAGCGATGCCAGCTGCACTGGCATCGTCGATCCCGATGGCAAGGGCTCCTACTGGCACAACGTGGTGGCCGCCGAGCGGCCGGCGGCGGGACAGAAGGCCACGCTCATCTCGACCGAGCTCTTCCAGTCGATCAATCCGTTCTTCGTCGTCGTGCTGACGCCGGTGGTGGTGAGCTTTTTCTCCCTGCTCCGGCGCCGCAAGCGCGAGCCCTCGACGCCGGCCAAGATCGCCTGGGGAATGCTGATCACCGCCGTCTCCACGCTGCTCATGGTGACCGCCGTGACTTTGAGCCGAGACGGCGAGCACAAGGTCTCCCCCTGGTGGCTCTTCTGGACCTACGGCGTCATCACCGTCGGCGAACTCTTCCTGAGCCCCATGGGCTTGTCGATGGTGTCCAAGCTCTCGCCGACGCGGGTGACGGCGCTCATGATGGGCGGCTGGTTCCTGGCGACGTCGATCGGCAACAAGCTGGCAGGCGTGCTCGCCGGCTTCTGGGAGAAGATTCCGCTGGTGGGCATCTTCTGGATCAACTGCGTCACCGCTCTCGCGGCGGCCGTCGTCATCGCGGTCATGGTGCCGTGGATCAAGCGCGCCATGGCGGCGCACGAGACGCAGGTGGCGAAGAACAGCGGCGGGCACTAG
- a CDS encoding nucleotide sugar dehydrogenase codes for MKVAVFGLGYVGCVCAGCFARAGHRVIGVDVNPVKVDILNAGQSPIVESGVDALLAAGKAAGRLRATTSALEAVQNTEVSLVCVGTPSRRNGSLDLGHVHKVAEEIGEALRSVSAYHVVVIRSTVMPGTAATVAGILARASGKQPGQDFGVVVNPEFMREGTAIVDFLQPPLTLIGSEHPDALEIVAGLYHDLEAPLVRTATPVAEMVKYVSNAFHATKIAFANEIGNICKATGIDSHAVMEIFCRDEKLNISTKYLLPGFAFGGSCLPKDVRALAFRARELDVSAPLLESLLASNSLQVKRAVDTLLRWKSRRLGFLGLSFKGGTDDLRESPIVEVVETMIGKGYDVRIYDPNVSLARLFGANKEYIEKEIPHIDRLMCKTLDEVLQHAEVLVVGNRNDEFHRALETLRPGQRLLDLVRLQENLPDIDGYEGICW; via the coding sequence ATGAAAGTCGCCGTCTTCGGGCTCGGGTACGTAGGTTGCGTCTGCGCCGGCTGCTTCGCCCGCGCCGGTCACCGAGTCATCGGTGTGGACGTGAATCCCGTCAAGGTCGACATCCTGAACGCCGGGCAGAGCCCCATCGTCGAATCGGGCGTCGACGCTCTCCTCGCCGCCGGCAAGGCCGCCGGGCGCCTGCGCGCCACGACTTCGGCGCTGGAGGCGGTGCAGAACACGGAGGTCTCGCTCGTCTGCGTCGGCACACCGAGCCGGCGGAACGGCAGTCTGGACCTCGGGCACGTGCACAAGGTGGCCGAAGAGATCGGCGAGGCGCTGCGTTCGGTGTCCGCCTACCACGTGGTCGTGATCAGGAGCACCGTGATGCCCGGCACCGCCGCCACCGTGGCCGGGATCCTGGCCCGCGCCTCCGGGAAGCAGCCGGGGCAGGACTTCGGCGTGGTCGTCAACCCCGAGTTCATGCGCGAGGGCACGGCGATCGTCGACTTCCTGCAGCCGCCGCTCACCTTGATCGGGAGCGAGCACCCGGACGCGCTCGAGATCGTGGCGGGGCTCTATCATGACCTGGAGGCGCCGCTCGTGCGCACTGCCACGCCCGTCGCCGAGATGGTGAAGTACGTGAGCAACGCCTTCCATGCCACCAAGATCGCCTTCGCCAACGAGATCGGGAACATCTGCAAGGCCACTGGTATCGACAGCCACGCGGTGATGGAGATCTTCTGCCGGGACGAAAAGCTGAACATCTCCACCAAGTATCTGCTGCCGGGCTTCGCCTTCGGCGGTTCCTGCCTGCCCAAGGACGTGCGCGCCCTCGCCTTCCGGGCGCGGGAACTCGACGTGTCCGCGCCACTCCTGGAGAGCCTGCTCGCCTCGAACAGCCTGCAGGTGAAGCGCGCCGTCGATACGCTGCTGCGCTGGAAGTCGCGCCGCCTCGGCTTCCTCGGCCTCTCCTTCAAGGGGGGCACGGACGATCTGCGCGAGAGTCCCATCGTGGAAGTGGTGGAGACGATGATCGGCAAGGGCTACGACGTGCGCATCTACGACCCGAACGTGTCGCTCGCCCGGCTCTTCGGTGCCAACAAGGAGTACATCGAGAAGGAGATCCCGCACATCGACCGTCTCATGTGCAAGACACTGGACGAAGTCCTGCAACATGCCGAGGTGCTCGTGGTGGGGAACCGCAACGACGAGTTCCACCGCGCCTTGGAGACGCTGCGGCCAGGGCAGCGCCTGCTGGATCTGGTGCGACTCCAGGAGAACCTGCCGGACATCGATGGCTACGAGGGAATCTGCTGGTGA
- a CDS encoding c-type cytochrome: MPRSAMLVAVFLFLSLGAALASAQIPDKFTNLKVFPADTPKRELVDRMREFTGALGVRCNHCHVGQDPNTLEGYDFASDDKETKRVARAMLQMAREINSHLLPTTGRQSPMEVRCVTCHRGVTKPQTLDQLLTAEIAKGGVPAATARYRELRQQYYGSGSYDFGPRALNSVAENLARGQNNVDGAIEVAKLNVEFNGDKGESHLGLAGLYATKGDKDAAIACIERALAINPEDGRAKQMLERVRSGK, encoded by the coding sequence ATGCCGCGTTCCGCCATGCTCGTTGCCGTGTTTCTGTTCTTGTCCCTCGGCGCCGCCCTCGCCTCGGCCCAGATCCCGGACAAGTTCACCAACCTGAAGGTGTTTCCTGCCGACACTCCCAAACGGGAGTTGGTGGATCGCATGCGCGAGTTCACCGGCGCCCTGGGAGTGCGCTGCAACCACTGCCACGTCGGCCAGGACCCGAATACCCTCGAGGGCTACGACTTCGCCTCCGACGACAAGGAGACCAAGCGCGTCGCCCGCGCCATGCTGCAGATGGCTCGTGAAATCAACAGCCATCTCCTGCCCACGACAGGCCGGCAGTCTCCCATGGAGGTGCGTTGCGTTACCTGCCACCGCGGCGTCACCAAGCCACAGACGCTGGACCAGCTCCTCACGGCGGAGATCGCCAAGGGAGGGGTCCCCGCCGCCACGGCGCGCTATCGCGAGCTGCGCCAGCAGTACTACGGCTCGGGTTCCTACGACTTCGGCCCCCGGGCGCTCAACAGCGTGGCCGAGAACCTGGCACGCGGGCAGAACAACGTGGACGGCGCCATCGAGGTGGCGAAGCTCAACGTGGAGTTCAACGGCGACAAGGGCGAGAGCCACCTGGGTCTCGCGGGGCTGTACGCCACGAAGGGCGACAAGGACGCAGCGATCGCCTGCATCGAACGGGCTCTGGCGATCAACCCGGAAGACGGGCGCGCCAAGCAAATGCTGGAACGGGTGCGCTCGGGCAAATGA
- the asnB gene encoding asparagine synthase (glutamine-hydrolyzing): MCGICGIFHYRRGEDVSRPLVEAMAESLRHRGPDDDGFLVQGGIGLGFRRLSIIDLTTGHQPIPNEDESRWVILNGEIYNYRDLRRQLEGAGHRFRTVSDTETIVHGHEEWGSDVTNHLNGIFGFAVWDGTSRSLLLARDHLGVKPLYYHDDGTRLLFGSEIKAILQDERVPRELDQEALGIFLALGFVPSPRTLFKGIHKIPPGHRLRVDGGGARLERYWRTTPQIRAIAEAEAIEEYAHRFRLAVERQMVSDVPVASLLSGGVDSALVTAVMRQVSPSPISSFSVGFEEEGDWNELEEAAASARFLGTQHRDVRISSKHYVDFFPESLWHLEEPVLSQSTFAFFFLTKLARESVKVVLTGQGADEPLAGYDRYRGEKLAGSLGWLAGSPVSQRLVAALPRAEKLRRAARSLGERDPVQRFARIHALFPRDEALRLLRPELAAVVQRFDPVEPLRRWQRDVEHLDGLSQLLYIDTRLSLPDDLLFYGDKLAMANSLEARVPILDVELVEFMETLPPNLKLRGLTAKYVHKQAARRWLPESIIHRPKKGFATPVDTWFQSELDGFVVDTLLGRDSACREHFDPAAVEKLLQEHRERRRDHRRRIFALLSFELWYRRFLRSPVAVT, from the coding sequence ATGTGCGGAATCTGCGGCATTTTCCACTATCGCCGGGGCGAAGACGTGTCGCGCCCGCTCGTCGAGGCCATGGCGGAGAGCCTCCGCCACCGGGGACCCGACGACGACGGCTTCCTGGTGCAAGGCGGCATCGGCCTGGGATTCCGTCGGCTGTCGATCATCGACCTCACCACCGGCCACCAGCCCATCCCGAACGAGGATGAGAGCCGCTGGGTCATCCTCAACGGTGAGATTTACAACTATCGCGATCTGCGCCGCCAGCTGGAAGGCGCTGGTCACCGTTTCCGCACCGTTTCCGACACCGAAACCATCGTCCACGGCCACGAGGAATGGGGCTCGGACGTCACCAACCACCTGAACGGCATCTTCGGCTTCGCCGTGTGGGACGGTACCTCGCGCTCCTTGCTCCTCGCCCGCGATCACCTGGGGGTGAAGCCGCTCTACTACCACGACGACGGCACGCGCCTCCTCTTCGGCTCCGAGATCAAGGCCATCCTGCAGGACGAACGCGTGCCGCGCGAGCTCGATCAGGAAGCCCTCGGCATCTTCCTCGCCCTCGGCTTCGTCCCCTCGCCGCGGACGCTCTTCAAGGGCATCCACAAGATCCCGCCGGGGCATCGCTTGCGCGTCGACGGCGGCGGGGCCCGTCTCGAGCGCTACTGGCGCACGACACCGCAGATCCGTGCGATCGCCGAGGCCGAGGCCATCGAGGAGTACGCCCACCGCTTCCGTCTCGCGGTCGAGCGCCAGATGGTGAGCGACGTTCCCGTGGCTTCTCTGCTCTCCGGCGGCGTCGACTCCGCCCTGGTGACCGCGGTCATGCGCCAGGTGTCGCCGTCTCCCATTTCCAGCTTCTCCGTCGGCTTCGAAGAGGAAGGCGACTGGAACGAGCTCGAGGAGGCGGCGGCGTCGGCTCGCTTTCTCGGCACGCAGCACCGGGATGTGCGCATCAGCTCGAAGCACTACGTGGACTTCTTCCCCGAGTCGCTGTGGCATCTCGAAGAGCCGGTGCTGTCGCAGAGCACCTTCGCTTTCTTCTTCCTCACCAAGCTGGCGCGCGAGAGCGTCAAGGTCGTGCTCACCGGCCAGGGGGCCGATGAACCGCTGGCGGGCTACGACCGCTATCGGGGCGAAAAGCTGGCGGGCAGCCTCGGCTGGCTGGCGGGGAGCCCGGTATCGCAACGCCTGGTAGCGGCGCTGCCGCGGGCCGAGAAGCTGCGCCGCGCCGCCCGCTCTCTCGGAGAACGCGATCCGGTGCAGCGCTTCGCCCGCATCCACGCGCTCTTCCCCCGCGACGAGGCCTTGCGGCTCCTCCGACCAGAGCTGGCCGCGGTCGTGCAACGCTTCGATCCCGTCGAGCCGCTGCGACGCTGGCAGCGCGACGTGGAGCACCTGGACGGGTTGTCGCAGCTCCTCTACATCGATACGCGGCTCTCGCTCCCGGACGACCTCCTCTTCTATGGCGACAAGCTCGCCATGGCCAACTCCCTCGAGGCGCGTGTTCCCATCCTGGACGTGGAGCTGGTGGAGTTCATGGAAACGCTGCCACCCAACCTCAAGCTCCGCGGTCTGACCGCGAAGTACGTACACAAGCAGGCCGCCCGGCGCTGGTTGCCGGAGAGCATCATCCACCGTCCGAAGAAGGGCTTCGCCACCCCCGTGGACACCTGGTTCCAGAGCGAGCTCGACGGCTTCGTGGTCGACACCCTCCTCGGCCGCGACTCGGCCTGCCGCGAGCACTTCGACCCGGCGGCGGTGGAAAAACTCCTGCAGGAACATCGCGAGCGCCGGCGGGATCACAGGCGGCGCATCTTCGCCCTCCTCAGCTTCGAGCTCTGGTACCGCCGCTTCCTGCGCTCCCCCGTGGCGGTGACATGA
- a CDS encoding heme-binding domain-containing protein, with product MSPASGPRRRGRWILLGLLLAFGIAQAMPVERTNPPVEWDVDAPAEVAAILRGACYDCHSHETRWPWYSRVAPVAWIVARHVEHGRGDLNFSQWPRLDLEAQEHAFHDIEEQISHRKMPLRSYTWMHPEARLTEAQRQALLTWCNP from the coding sequence ATGAGCCCTGCATCCGGACCGCGACGCCGGGGACGTTGGATCTTGCTCGGCCTCCTCCTCGCCTTCGGCATCGCTCAAGCCATGCCCGTGGAGCGCACCAACCCGCCGGTCGAGTGGGACGTGGACGCTCCCGCCGAGGTCGCGGCGATCCTGCGCGGCGCCTGCTACGACTGCCATTCCCACGAGACGCGCTGGCCCTGGTACAGCCGGGTGGCGCCGGTGGCCTGGATCGTGGCGCGGCATGTCGAGCATGGCCGGGGAGACCTCAACTTTTCCCAATGGCCGCGTCTCGACTTGGAGGCGCAGGAACATGCCTTCCATGACATCGAGGAACAGATCTCGCACCGGAAGATGCCGCTCCGCAGCTACACCTGGATGCACCCCGAGGCGCGCCTCACCGAGGCGCAGCGCCAAGCGCTCCTCACCTGGTGCAACCCGTGA
- a CDS encoding alpha/beta fold hydrolase yields the protein MTVWPWVVSLVMIATFGATNASAGTEPAATPESLCSGDWVGQFALGDTTTFLRVQFTYAAPALNGSADLPADNAWGVELSEVRLAPTSLSFGFAFGSDTARFDGQAERDSLHGEFRAGGKQGRLHLIHRMAYDSTVVRRLAGNYRIAEDRVLSMGPMDEAGGWLAFFDSKTRRGGILYGLSETEFFTGPTFRIDYPITIRADVSLDAPTPAAPVGEKARGKVRALTWWERGEPRREAVRLDDHVSEDVTFQNGPVRLAGTVTVPKGAGRHPAVILIHGAGGTIPTRDFGYWSSYFSGHGLAVLAFDKRGGGASTGNAWTATYEDLADDVLAGLRYLQTRSDIDPERIGFYGTSNGGYIAPLAAARSEGRVAFITVRSGSARKVGDNIAYEVGNDLRSQGFSEADVARAVAIRQRVTDFVLSHPQITTPAWDSLRAEVDAVSQEPWFPWARVLWVPRVSPTDSMGAAFLNKLRAEWQYDPIPYWRKVRTPVYIMLGALDRSVPSAESAVLLRRALADAGNRDATVKVFEHGNHGLLESRTGYDREVLELTTYVPGFQDSLVGWIKARVGLARRR from the coding sequence CATTGTGTAGCGGGGACTGGGTCGGTCAGTTCGCGCTCGGCGATACGACGACGTTCCTCCGCGTGCAATTCACCTACGCGGCGCCCGCGTTGAACGGCAGTGCCGATCTTCCCGCAGACAACGCGTGGGGCGTGGAGCTTTCCGAGGTTCGACTGGCGCCGACGTCGCTCTCTTTCGGCTTCGCCTTCGGCAGCGACACAGCACGCTTCGACGGCCAGGCGGAACGGGATTCCCTGCACGGCGAATTCCGTGCCGGCGGGAAGCAGGGAAGACTCCACCTCATTCATCGCATGGCGTACGACTCCACGGTGGTGCGTCGCCTCGCCGGCAACTACCGGATCGCCGAAGATCGCGTCCTCTCCATGGGGCCGATGGACGAGGCTGGCGGCTGGCTTGCCTTTTTCGACTCGAAGACGCGTCGCGGCGGCATTCTCTATGGGTTGTCGGAGACAGAGTTCTTCACCGGACCGACGTTTCGAATCGATTACCCCATCACGATTCGCGCCGATGTCTCCCTGGATGCTCCTACGCCAGCCGCCCCGGTGGGGGAGAAGGCTCGCGGCAAGGTGCGCGCGCTCACCTGGTGGGAGCGCGGCGAACCGCGTCGCGAGGCCGTGCGCCTCGATGATCACGTGAGTGAGGACGTGACCTTCCAGAACGGGCCGGTGCGACTCGCCGGCACCGTGACGGTACCCAAGGGGGCCGGGCGACATCCCGCCGTCATTCTGATCCACGGCGCTGGGGGTACCATCCCCACCCGAGATTTCGGCTATTGGTCCAGCTACTTCTCCGGCCACGGCTTGGCGGTGCTCGCCTTCGACAAACGCGGTGGCGGCGCCTCGACGGGGAACGCTTGGACGGCAACGTACGAGGACTTGGCGGACGACGTGCTGGCAGGCCTCAGGTACCTCCAAACGAGAAGCGACATCGATCCCGAGCGGATCGGCTTCTATGGCACGAGCAATGGCGGGTATATCGCCCCTCTCGCGGCGGCTCGGTCCGAGGGTCGCGTGGCGTTCATCACGGTACGCTCGGGATCGGCGCGCAAAGTGGGTGACAACATTGCCTACGAGGTCGGCAACGACTTGCGCTCGCAAGGATTCTCGGAGGCCGACGTCGCCAGGGCTGTGGCCATTCGGCAACGGGTGACCGATTTCGTGCTCAGCCATCCCCAAATCACCACGCCCGCATGGGACTCGCTCCGCGCCGAGGTCGATGCAGTGTCCCAGGAGCCCTGGTTTCCCTGGGCCCGCGTGCTCTGGGTGCCGCGGGTTTCACCCACGGACAGTATGGGCGCCGCGTTCCTGAACAAGCTGAGAGCAGAGTGGCAGTACGACCCGATTCCTTATTGGCGCAAGGTGCGTACGCCCGTCTACATCATGCTCGGCGCGCTGGATCGTTCGGTGCCCAGCGCAGAAAGCGCGGTGCTCCTGCGCCGCGCTCTGGCCGACGCCGGGAACCGCGACGCCACCGTCAAGGTGTTCGAGCATGGAAACCATGGCCTCCTCGAGTCGCGCACGGGATACGACCGCGAGGTCCTCGAGTTGACCACCTACGTCCCTGGTTTTCAGGACAGCTTGGTTGGATGGATCAAAGCGCGGGTGGGACTGGCTCGTAGGCGCTGA